The Magnetococcales bacterium genome includes the window CCATCCTGAACGGAGAGCCGGTCAGCTGAAGCGGAAAATCGTTCGGCGGCTGTGTGGAAGGGAGACCACCCATGCGAAAAATCTTGACCATTCGCACCCACCAGCGGGAAATGTTGCTGGATATCACCCAGGAGGTGACACGTATCGTCCAGGATTCCGGCATTGGGAATGGTTTGGTAGCGCTCTATGCCCAGGGGGCTACCGGGGCGATCATGATCCAGGAAAATTGGGATGAGAGTGTCCAGACCGATGTGGTCCACTTTTTGGCCAAGCTGATTCCCCAAGGGGTGTGGCTCCACGACAAGCAGGATGGTAACGGCGATGCCCATCTGAAAGCAGGGCTCATCGGCCCTTCGGAAACCATTCCCCTGATTCAGGGTGAGTTGGGCCCCTCCCGCTGGCAAAACATTTTTTTCTGCGAGTTTGACGGCCCCCGGCAAGAGCGTCAGGTGGTCTGCACCATTCTGGCTGACAGCTCTCCCTGAATCCGCTGTGACTCCCTTGTCCCACCCTCGGGAGCGATGAAACCGGAACATCCAGACCCCCGATCAGGAGTTTTCCCATGAATCCACAGGAAATCATTCGGCTGGCCAATGGCTTTCGCACCTCCCAAGTGATTCTCACCGCCCACCATCTGGGGGTGTTCGCCATTGTCGGGGAGGAGCTGATCACCGCTTTTCAGGTAGCCGAACAGACCGGCGGGGATCCCCGGGGGATGGCCATGCTGCTGGATGCCCTCTCTGCCCTGGGATTGCTCACCAAAGAGGAACACCGCTACCGCCACACCCCTTTGGGGCTCAAACATCTACACCCTTCGGGAGAAGCCTACATGGGGGCCTCCCTCACCCACCTCCATGATCTCTCCAAGGTGTGGTCCCTCCTGGGTGAAGCGGTCATCCAAGGCGGCTCGGTACGCCCCCCGGAAAAAAACCTGCTGGAAGACCCCGAAACCAACCGGGGATTTATCCAGGCCATGGCCCAAATCGGCAGACCCAATGCTCGGATTATCGCTGAAACCCTCGATTTTTCCCCCTATCACCGCCTTTTGGATCTGGGCGGGGGGCCCGGCACCTATGCCATGGAAATTCTCCGGCGCAATCCCCAGATCACAGGGGTGGTCGTTGACCTGCCCCTGACGCTGGAAGTGGCCCGGGAGGAGATTGCCAAGGAGGGATTTCAATCCCGATTGGCTCTGCATCCGGTGGATTTTTTCAACGATACCGACTCTTCATTGGGGGAGGGGTTTGATGTGGCCCTCATCTCCAACGTGCTCCATGTGGAAGGGGTGGAGGCCAACCGCAATCTGCTCAAACGAACCCACCAGGCCATGGCTGCTGGGGGGATGCTTGTCATCCACGAAACCCTGATCGATGAAACCCGCACCCGCCATCCGGATCGGGCGCTCTTTGCCCTCAACATGCTGCTCAACACGGAGCGAGGGGATTGTTACAGCTTTGAGGAGATCCACTCCTGGCTTTTGGAGAGCGGCTTTCATCAGGTGGAATTTATCGATTGCTTTGAGCTGCCCTCCCTCATGACCGCCATCAAAAAAAACTGATCATGCCAGATTTTGGCCAGGCACATGGGTAGAAGGGGGCTTGATTCCATGTACGGGCCGAGCCACTGCCGGGACCTTTTTTTTAGCCTGGGGCTCGATTTTGGCAGCGCTCTTTCAGCCTTGATCGTCCAAGCGGCCAAAACACGGGATTTTTTTGTGCAAAACCGTTATGATGCTTTTTTCCAAAGACCGGATCGGCTTTCCAGCCACCGGAATAAAGCCCCCCTGTCATTGAGGCACCATGTCGGGCAGTTCCTTTAAAA containing:
- a CDS encoding methyltransferase, with translation MNPQEIIRLANGFRTSQVILTAHHLGVFAIVGEELITAFQVAEQTGGDPRGMAMLLDALSALGLLTKEEHRYRHTPLGLKHLHPSGEAYMGASLTHLHDLSKVWSLLGEAVIQGGSVRPPEKNLLEDPETNRGFIQAMAQIGRPNARIIAETLDFSPYHRLLDLGGGPGTYAMEILRRNPQITGVVVDLPLTLEVAREEIAKEGFQSRLALHPVDFFNDTDSSLGEGFDVALISNVLHVEGVEANRNLLKRTHQAMAAGGMLVIHETLIDETRTRHPDRALFALNMLLNTERGDCYSFEEIHSWLLESGFHQVEFIDCFELPSLMTAIKKN
- a CDS encoding YjbQ family protein, with amino-acid sequence MRKILTIRTHQREMLLDITQEVTRIVQDSGIGNGLVALYAQGATGAIMIQENWDESVQTDVVHFLAKLIPQGVWLHDKQDGNGDAHLKAGLIGPSETIPLIQGELGPSRWQNIFFCEFDGPRQERQVVCTILADSSP